The following are from one region of the Eubacterium sp. MSJ-33 genome:
- a CDS encoding complexin-2, translating to MERKSQVQIPKGLLLALFQYHLAGNEEYLPEIEKALMEKLDSMVKRQLYTTFKTAPTEEEREKARQEYLDKCGMHEDFRW from the coding sequence ATGGAAAGAAAATCACAGGTACAGATACCCAAAGGTTTATTACTGGCATTGTTCCAGTATCATCTTGCCGGGAACGAGGAATATCTGCCGGAGATAGAAAAAGCATTGATGGAAAAATTAGACAGTATGGTAAAACGTCAGTTATATACAACATTCAAAACAGCACCAACCGAAGAAGAACGGGAAAAGGCAAGACAAGAGTATTTGGATAAGTGCGGAATGCATGAGGACTTTCGATGGTAA
- a CDS encoding histidine phosphatase family protein, with protein sequence MTRVYFVRHAQPEHEWEEDRTRPLTEEGKKDSAIVLEFLKDKKIDAFYCSPYKRSMDTIAEAADFFTKEIITDERLREREKGPDGNNHGMFQKRWADHNYHEEGGESIAMVQKRNIEALNEILSDNTDKDIVIGTHGTALSTILNFYDSNFGCEDFLRIIDWMPYIIELDFESSCNEMESECPIYSFKLIAKQEHCYIEKEFKGKQRADKK encoded by the coding sequence ATGACAAGAGTTTATTTCGTGCGTCATGCACAGCCGGAACACGAATGGGAAGAAGACAGGACAAGACCTTTGACGGAAGAGGGTAAGAAAGATTCTGCAATTGTGCTGGAATTTTTGAAGGATAAGAAAATAGATGCGTTTTATTGTAGTCCGTATAAACGTAGTATGGATACCATTGCAGAGGCAGCAGATTTTTTCACAAAAGAGATTATAACAGATGAGAGATTGAGGGAGCGCGAAAAAGGACCTGATGGAAACAATCACGGAATGTTCCAGAAACGATGGGCTGATCATAATTATCATGAAGAAGGTGGAGAGTCCATTGCTATGGTGCAAAAACGTAACATAGAGGCACTGAATGAGATTTTATCAGATAATACGGATAAAGATATTGTTATAGGAACCCATGGTACTGCCCTTAGTACGATATTGAATTTTTATGATAGTAATTTTGGCTGTGAAGATTTTCTGCGAATTATAGATTGGATGCCATATATTATCGAACTGGACTTTGAAAGTAGCTGTAACGAAATGGAATCTGAATGTCCAATTTACAGTTTTAAGTTGATTGCCAAACAGGAACATTGTTATATAGAGAAGGAATTTAAGGGGAAGCAGCGTGCGGATAAAAAGTAA
- a CDS encoding M24 family metallopeptidase, with amino-acid sequence MAEWERYNMLEVKFYDTVDDNLLKFAVIISQSNGKWVMCKHKERDTYEVPGGHREDGEDILETAKRELQEETGAVKFDIEQLCVYSVTGKNSINENGEETFGLLCFAEIREFSGELHCEMEKVVLMDELPENWTYPLIQPKLIEKYLQIQKQSYSQIQQTAKQTITYIKKIIKPGMKLLDIRKLCEEKLMELGADSFWYWDVGAFVFAGDETTVSVSGKQYVTSDKIIENNDIITIDLSPQVGNIWGDYARTIIVENGEVVDDIELIQNQEWKSGLQMEEKLHAELFRFATKKTTFEDLYYHMNEYIVKNGFVNLDFMGNLGHSIVKSKGDRVYIERGNVMKLGNVKYFTFEPHITFPDSKYGYKKENIYYFDETGLVEL; translated from the coding sequence ATGGCAGAGTGGGAGAGGTATAATATGCTAGAAGTGAAATTTTACGATACAGTTGATGACAATTTATTAAAGTTTGCAGTGATTATTTCACAGAGTAATGGGAAGTGGGTAATGTGTAAACACAAAGAACGCGATACATATGAAGTTCCGGGTGGACATCGTGAAGACGGGGAAGATATTTTAGAGACTGCTAAAAGAGAACTTCAAGAAGAAACAGGTGCAGTTAAGTTTGATATAGAACAGCTATGTGTATATTCTGTCACAGGTAAGAACAGTATAAATGAGAATGGAGAGGAAACATTTGGATTATTATGTTTTGCAGAAATAAGAGAATTTTCAGGTGAACTTCATTGCGAGATGGAGAAGGTGGTACTTATGGATGAATTACCAGAAAATTGGACTTATCCATTGATACAACCAAAGTTGATTGAAAAATATCTGCAAATACAAAAGCAATCTTATAGTCAGATACAGCAGACAGCAAAACAGACTATAACATATATAAAAAAGATTATTAAGCCGGGTATGAAGTTATTGGATATTCGAAAACTATGTGAGGAAAAACTGATGGAGTTAGGTGCAGACTCTTTCTGGTATTGGGATGTCGGTGCATTTGTATTTGCAGGAGATGAAACAACGGTTTCCGTATCTGGAAAGCAATATGTAACTTCGGATAAAATTATAGAAAATAATGATATTATAACCATTGATTTAAGTCCACAGGTAGGTAATATCTGGGGAGATTATGCGAGAACTATTATTGTAGAAAATGGTGAGGTTGTAGATGATATAGAGTTAATTCAGAATCAAGAGTGGAAAAGTGGTTTGCAAATGGAAGAAAAGCTACATGCAGAATTATTTCGTTTTGCCACGAAGAAAACAACCTTTGAAGACTTGTATTACCATATGAATGAGTACATTGTAAAAAATGGATTCGTCAATCTTGACTTTATGGGTAATCTGGGACATTCCATTGTGAAATCTAAAGGCGACAGAGTTTACATCGAAAGAGGAAATGTGATGAAGCTTGGTAATGTAAAGTACTTTACATTTGAACCACACATTACATTTCCTGATTCAAAATATGGGTATAAGAAAGAGAATATTTATTACTTTGACGAGACTGGGCTGGTGGAATTATAA
- a CDS encoding DEAD/DEAH box helicase family protein: MMEKDYIEVKSFGKVFPKKGANARIPYEHQKCAMGNLDIMNKNAKYSTMIVLPTGGGKTYTASMWLLRNALDQKKKILWIAHRQMLLDQAAESFQKFAYSEVIPHIPSFQYRIVSGASTHDRTIDIQPTDNLLIMSKDSIGRNLQCLDAWLKGEKEIFLIVDEAHHSTAKTYRKVIDYVKTKVLNVKLIGLTATPFRTADGEQGLLAKIYEDGLQGGKAVHGNIGITYQIGLKELINRRILSKPIFESYYTDEMYGESLGLNGWESIQRLDVLPEDVAGQMADSAARNKLIVQTYKAKEKEYGQTIVFAINVVHAIHLSSLFNKEGIKSEFIVSDVKDSVTGVRISREENERKIEEYRAGRVKVLVNVNILTEGVDLPQTKTVFLARPTVSTILMTQMIGRALRGEAAGGTSSAYIVSFVDSWNEHIAWVNPDSLFSGNNEFTDNPTEHMKHELRMIAISKIEEFASVLDDSVDTTVLEKVPFVQRIPIGMYAFAYLEENGVDSSYQVMVYDSTKKSYEELMKGLPSLFQSFQCEEEYPAEELLEEMAEQCRNTFFLGEMIPPYEEKDVIRILKYYAQYETSPQFYSFDDIDRSKLDVAAIAKHIWDEDMGQRQKTEYVNALWENSDDNLLKLFFGRKLYFWRQLDIELTKLSNPHIYDEEENVQRGIRKLEDLPLFEIGKVNPELEKNLRDTAFAKSEDTDGNYTCACCGAKGKDRIFFQVDHVIPMNKGGKTVAENLQILCRQCNGLKGDKID; the protein is encoded by the coding sequence ATGATGGAAAAAGATTACATAGAAGTAAAGTCATTTGGAAAAGTGTTTCCCAAAAAGGGAGCAAATGCGAGAATACCATATGAACATCAAAAATGTGCAATGGGAAATCTCGATATTATGAATAAAAATGCGAAGTACAGCACTATGATTGTACTTCCTACTGGTGGAGGAAAAACGTACACAGCTTCTATGTGGCTTTTAAGAAATGCACTGGATCAGAAAAAGAAAATATTGTGGATTGCACATCGTCAGATGTTACTTGACCAAGCAGCAGAATCTTTTCAGAAGTTTGCGTATTCAGAGGTAATACCGCATATTCCGTCCTTCCAGTACAGGATTGTATCTGGTGCATCTACGCATGATAGAACCATTGATATTCAACCCACGGACAATTTGTTGATTATGAGTAAGGACAGCATAGGCAGAAATTTACAGTGCTTAGATGCATGGCTCAAGGGCGAAAAGGAAATCTTTTTAATTGTAGACGAAGCACACCATTCTACTGCCAAAACTTATCGCAAAGTAATTGATTATGTAAAAACAAAGGTATTAAATGTAAAATTGATTGGACTGACAGCTACACCATTCCGTACTGCTGATGGGGAACAGGGCCTTTTGGCAAAAATTTATGAGGACGGTTTACAAGGAGGAAAGGCGGTTCATGGAAATATAGGTATTACATATCAGATAGGGTTAAAAGAGTTGATAAATCGACGCATTTTATCAAAACCTATTTTTGAAAGTTATTACACAGATGAAATGTATGGAGAATCATTAGGTTTGAATGGTTGGGAGAGTATCCAACGATTAGACGTATTGCCTGAAGACGTAGCAGGACAAATGGCAGATAGTGCAGCACGAAACAAACTGATTGTCCAGACATACAAGGCAAAAGAGAAAGAGTATGGACAGACGATAGTATTTGCAATCAATGTAGTTCATGCAATTCATCTAAGTTCGTTGTTTAATAAAGAGGGCATAAAGTCGGAGTTCATTGTGTCTGATGTAAAGGATTCTGTGACAGGAGTGAGAATCAGCAGAGAAGAAAACGAAAGAAAAATAGAAGAATATAGGGCAGGAAGAGTAAAAGTACTTGTGAATGTAAATATTTTGACAGAGGGAGTGGACTTACCACAGACTAAAACAGTATTTTTAGCAAGACCAACTGTTTCTACAATCCTTATGACACAGATGATAGGAAGGGCACTTAGAGGAGAAGCTGCTGGTGGAACTTCTTCAGCATACATCGTTTCTTTTGTAGATAGTTGGAATGAACATATTGCATGGGTAAATCCAGACAGTCTGTTCAGTGGAAATAATGAATTTACAGATAATCCAACAGAGCATATGAAGCATGAATTACGCATGATAGCGATTTCTAAAATAGAGGAGTTTGCTTCTGTACTTGACGATTCTGTAGATACCACAGTATTAGAAAAAGTACCATTTGTACAAAGAATTCCGATTGGAATGTATGCGTTTGCCTATTTAGAAGAAAATGGAGTGGATTCTTCCTATCAAGTAATGGTATATGACAGTACGAAAAAATCATATGAAGAATTGATGAAAGGCTTACCAAGTCTGTTCCAAAGTTTTCAGTGTGAAGAGGAATATCCGGCAGAAGAATTGCTTGAAGAAATGGCAGAGCAATGTAGAAACACGTTTTTCTTAGGCGAAATGATACCACCATATGAAGAAAAAGATGTGATACGAATTTTGAAATATTATGCCCAGTACGAAACTTCGCCACAGTTCTATTCATTTGATGATATAGACAGAAGCAAGTTAGATGTTGCTGCGATTGCAAAACATATTTGGGATGAGGATATGGGGCAGAGACAGAAAACAGAATATGTAAATGCCTTATGGGAAAATAGTGATGATAATTTGTTAAAATTGTTTTTTGGACGAAAATTGTATTTCTGGAGACAACTGGATATAGAGTTAACAAAACTGTCTAATCCGCATATTTATGACGAAGAAGAAAACGTGCAGCGAGGTATTAGAAAGCTGGAGGATTTACCATTGTTCGAGATTGGAAAGGTAAATCCGGAACTGGAAAAAAATCTTCGGGATACAGCATTTGCTAAATCAGAAGATACAGATGGAAATTATACCTGTGCCTGTTGTGGAGCAAAAGGCAAAGACCGTATTTTCTTTCAGGTAGACCATGTGATACCGATGAATAAAGGTGGAAAAACTGTGGCAGAGAATTTGCAGATACTTTGTAGACAATGCAATGGGTTGAAGGGGGATAAAATTGATTGA
- a CDS encoding DUF6061 family protein has product MKLIYATYNQYCNSIDITTFDNMLLRIDCSKAEEGLKITPNSQCALNALAIDEPMEYARLVLDGEMQAWIDAEDSLEVW; this is encoded by the coding sequence ATGAAACTTATATATGCTACATATAACCAGTACTGCAATAGTATAGATATAACCACTTTTGATAATATGCTTCTTCGCATAGATTGTAGTAAGGCGGAGGAAGGATTGAAGATCACACCAAATTCACAGTGCGCATTAAATGCTCTTGCGATTGATGAACCTATGGAGTATGCACGCTTAGTGTTGGATGGAGAAATGCAAGCTTGGATTGATGCAGAAGATAGTTTAGAAGTGTGGTAA
- a CDS encoding TnpV protein: protein MKKHIMGENGISYTLGEDGLYYPDLYLPEETEYPIGKYGMLRKSYLQEHRKGLYLELVLAGKLNKHLHQTDEECYEMMERLIEQMKERQGVTEQLKAENQMLWVRMCNNIRHCAEEVVLKEIVYA from the coding sequence ATGAAGAAACACATTATGGGAGAAAATGGAATCAGTTATACTTTAGGAGAGGACGGTCTGTATTATCCAGACCTGTATCTCCCGGAAGAGACAGAATATCCGATTGGAAAGTATGGAATGCTGAGAAAGTCATATTTGCAGGAGCATCGGAAGGGATTATATCTGGAGTTGGTACTTGCCGGGAAGTTAAATAAACATCTGCACCAGACAGACGAGGAGTGCTATGAGATGATGGAACGCTTGATAGAGCAGATGAAAGAAAGGCAGGGAGTGACGGAACAGTTGAAAGCGGAGAATCAGATGTTGTGGGTGAGGATGTGTAATAATATCCGACATTGTGCAGAGGAAGTAGTGCTGAAAGAAATTGTATATGCGTAG
- a CDS encoding MobA/MobL family protein — MTKLSNVKGRITYVSSHAKQENLYAVYETTERKFWRELAKCNQEEFKKSGTEGKCIEARELIIALPESFTEYQPDRLLQLFTNHFKQNYGAECIAALHHNKRKTNYHIHLIFAERKLLDEPIIKIASRNMFYDENGKHVRTKKEVLGEDGEIREGCSIVKKGEVYEKKLFTAKDERFKSNSFLDEVKHSYTDLINIYVQDESQKLQVFERGSVYLATKKIGKNNPKAQEIEADNQKRREWNRAVDMALISGVPEPKIMEVKRKEITEPIRESIARRGNRPRLFSRVVTVAVEALEFLIASVLFKKPREVPKQTEQTEIEHQEHVAENSMAAVKTTKEEKVEPEQPKMTRLALKYPKLFKVNKELEDQNGAIQQKQKQLSAKKKELSEVTGWFKGRKKKELQKEIDELKSQIRDMKDYLPRIVQKIGYRSVQEFLKDFKDSQSEYSQYRTAIEKWKKETGKEPVAHGIRAKLAEKKQEIQNEKKNKQHTRSQNKDRGAR; from the coding sequence ATGACAAAACTAAGCAATGTTAAAGGCAGAATCACTTATGTATCCAGTCATGCAAAACAGGAAAATCTCTATGCAGTTTATGAAACCACAGAACGGAAATTTTGGCGGGAACTTGCAAAATGTAATCAGGAAGAATTTAAAAAAAGCGGAACAGAAGGAAAATGTATTGAGGCAAGAGAATTGATCATTGCTTTGCCAGAGAGCTTTACAGAATATCAGCCGGATAGATTGCTACAGCTTTTTACAAATCATTTTAAACAAAATTACGGAGCGGAGTGTATTGCTGCTCTGCACCACAATAAAAGAAAGACCAATTATCACATTCATCTGATATTTGCAGAACGGAAGTTATTAGATGAACCAATCATCAAGATTGCCAGTAGAAATATGTTTTATGATGAAAATGGAAAACATGTCCGAACAAAGAAAGAGGTATTAGGAGAAGATGGCGAGATCCGAGAAGGCTGCAGTATTGTGAAGAAAGGTGAAGTATATGAGAAGAAGCTGTTTACAGCGAAAGATGAACGCTTCAAGAGTAATTCATTTCTGGATGAGGTAAAGCATTCTTATACAGACTTAATCAATATTTATGTGCAGGACGAGAGCCAGAAGTTGCAAGTATTTGAACGTGGCAGTGTTTATCTTGCAACAAAGAAAATCGGGAAAAATAATCCGAAGGCACAGGAAATAGAAGCAGATAACCAAAAACGCCGGGAATGGAACAGAGCTGTTGATATGGCATTAATTAGTGGAGTGCCGGAACCGAAGATAATGGAAGTGAAGCGGAAAGAAATCACGGAGCCAATCAGGGAATCAATTGCAAGGCGTGGAAACAGACCACGATTATTTTCCAGAGTTGTAACAGTGGCGGTCGAGGCATTGGAGTTTTTGATAGCAAGTGTGTTGTTTAAGAAACCCAGGGAAGTGCCAAAACAGACAGAGCAAACGGAAATTGAACACCAAGAGCATGTTGCTGAAAATAGCATGGCAGCAGTCAAGACAACAAAAGAAGAAAAGGTAGAACCGGAACAACCTAAAATGACGAGGCTTGCATTAAAGTATCCGAAACTATTTAAAGTGAATAAAGAACTGGAAGATCAAAACGGTGCAATTCAACAGAAACAAAAACAGCTTTCTGCAAAGAAGAAAGAACTGTCAGAGGTCACGGGATGGTTTAAAGGAAGAAAGAAAAAAGAATTGCAGAAAGAAATTGATGAACTGAAAAGTCAGATCAGAGATATGAAAGATTACCTTCCAAGGATTGTACAGAAAATCGGATATAGAAGTGTACAGGAATTTTTAAAAGATTTTAAGGATTCTCAATCTGAGTATAGCCAATATCGAACTGCAATAGAAAAATGGAAGAAAGAAACAGGAAAAGAGCCAGTAGCACATGGTATTAGGGCGAAGCTGGCTGAAAAGAAACAAGAAATACAGAATGAAAAGAAAAATAAACAGCATACCCGTAGTCAGAACAAAGATCGGGGAGCAAGATAG
- a CDS encoding GNAT family N-acetyltransferase gives MIREANKKDLDEILQLYLYLHEKSIPEDNKHLQNTWNNIINDTNHHLIVCEIDGKIVESCVCVIIPNLTRGVRPYAFVENVVTHGDYRKKGYATACLNFAKQIAKQNHCYKMMLLTGSKEESTLKFYRNAGYNSSDKTAFIQWIDM, from the coding sequence ATGATTAGAGAAGCAAATAAAAAAGATTTAGATGAAATATTACAGTTATATCTGTATCTTCATGAAAAAAGTATTCCTGAGGATAACAAGCATTTGCAAAATACATGGAACAATATTATTAATGACACCAATCATCATCTGATTGTCTGCGAAATCGATGGAAAGATTGTGGAATCCTGCGTGTGCGTGATTATTCCTAATCTTACAAGAGGTGTTCGCCCGTATGCGTTCGTAGAAAATGTTGTGACGCATGGAGATTATCGGAAGAAAGGTTATGCAACTGCCTGCCTGAATTTTGCAAAGCAGATTGCCAAACAGAATCATTGTTATAAGATGATGTTACTTACAGGTTCTAAGGAAGAAAGTACATTAAAATTTTATCGAAATGCAGGATATAATAGCTCGGATAAGACGGCGTTTATTCAATGGATTGATATGTAA
- a CDS encoding GNAT family N-acetyltransferase — translation MKENYEYKKATIADIDELVRTRIIVLRAANKLSNDMDMSLVEKESYEYYKNALETGEHIAYLVYDNETFIGAGGVSFYQVMPTYHNPTGKKAYIMNMYTAPAYRRQGIAFHTLDLLVKDIRKQGVSQITLEATEMGRPVYEKYGFVKMEDEMELIK, via the coding sequence ATGAAAGAAAACTATGAATATAAAAAAGCAACCATAGCAGACATAGATGAACTTGTAAGAACTAGAATTATTGTTCTTCGTGCAGCAAACAAACTATCGAATGATATGGATATGTCATTGGTGGAAAAAGAATCCTATGAGTATTATAAGAACGCATTAGAAACTGGTGAGCATATTGCATATCTGGTGTATGATAACGAAACCTTTATTGGCGCTGGTGGTGTCAGTTTTTATCAGGTTATGCCGACATATCATAATCCAACAGGTAAAAAGGCTTATATTATGAATATGTATACGGCACCGGCATATCGGAGACAGGGGATTGCATTTCATACATTAGATTTACTGGTAAAGGATATAAGGAAACAAGGCGTATCACAGATTACTTTAGAGGCGACAGAGATGGGACGACCAGTGTATGAAAAATATGGATTCGTAAAAATGGAAGATGAAATGGAGCTGATCAAATGA
- a CDS encoding n-acetylglutamate synthase, giving the protein MPASALYEKLGFSTIKHERYLVENGVILAYEVMEKELNKASTVICYDGRRFIPKMNSENGEVNEQTTFTYHQNGKLLWADYSGGDILRGSLIGTVSINGELDFVYHHINQVMQVKTGKCHSVPIVLEDGKIELSEKWKWTSGNYSEGESLLVEV; this is encoded by the coding sequence TTGCCTGCATCAGCACTTTATGAAAAACTGGGATTTTCTACAATAAAGCATGAGCGTTATCTGGTAGAAAATGGAGTGATACTTGCCTATGAGGTTATGGAAAAAGAACTTAATAAGGCGTCTACAGTCATTTGTTATGATGGAAGAAGGTTCATTCCCAAAATGAATTCCGAGAATGGCGAGGTTAACGAACAGACTACTTTTACATATCATCAGAATGGAAAATTGTTATGGGCAGACTACAGTGGTGGCGATATATTGAGGGGTTCTTTGATAGGTACAGTATCAATTAACGGAGAACTTGATTTTGTATATCATCATATAAATCAGGTAATGCAGGTAAAAACTGGAAAGTGTCATAGTGTACCAATTGTATTAGAGGATGGGAAAATAGAACTTTCGGAGAAATGGAAATGGACAAGTGGAAATTATTCTGAGGGAGAGTCTTTGCTGGTAGAGGTGTAG
- a CDS encoding GNAT family N-acetyltransferase, translating into MIYELATIEELQAVYDLVQHTIKTVYPKYYPAEVVGFFCELHSKEAIKRDIENGYVSVLKIDGNMIGTGCFEDNHITRVYVLPEHQKMG; encoded by the coding sequence ATGATATATGAATTAGCAACAATAGAAGAATTGCAGGCTGTGTACGATTTGGTGCAGCATACGATAAAAACAGTATATCCGAAATATTATCCAGCAGAAGTGGTGGGATTTTTCTGTGAGCTTCACAGCAAGGAGGCGATAAAAAGAGATATCGAAAATGGATATGTAAGTGTCCTCAAAATAGACGGAAATATGATTGGCACAGGCTGTTTTGAAGATAATCATATTACAAGAGTTTATGTTTTGCCGGAACACCAGAAAATGGGTTAA
- a CDS encoding DUF5348 domain-containing protein, whose translation MREGRLGYNSYNKRYGLLSSDLWIDTGFHCGECLEVLVDDQWVKTRMEMNLAREWYLVGTPYCGDLEYVRARIPE comes from the coding sequence ATGAGAGAAGGAAGATTAGGTTACAACAGTTATAACAAGAGATATGGCTTGTTATCATCTGACTTATGGATTGATACAGGATTTCACTGCGGAGAATGCCTGGAAGTATTAGTAGATGATCAATGGGTAAAAACCAGAATGGAAATGAATTTGGCGAGGGAATGGTATTTGGTTGGAACACCGTATTGCGGAGATCTGGAGTATGTACGGGCTAGGATACCGGAATAA
- a CDS encoding AAA family ATPase — protein MTAKEKMTAPIASVGADVEQPLENLKTNQSIADLPGKGNLQATNKAENTAKSANKKNPDNLETVSMMELYDTAYPPKLPIVDGLLYNGTYLFVGSPKIGKSFFMAQIGYHISKGLPLWGFSVRQGTVLYLALEDDYARLQKRLSQMFGMEGSENFYFATKSKSLNDGLERQLVTFVTEHKDARLIIIDTLQKVREVGGDKFSYASDYEIVTKLKAFSDKYGICFLVVHHTRKMESSDSFDMISGTNGLLGAADGAFVMQKEKRTDNKAVLEVAGRDQQDQKLWLNFNRERCVWELTKTETELWKEPEDPLLEKIKELVTEATPEWVGTATELVEVLQVEMQPNALSRKLNVSLERLILEYGIQYKTERGHDGRKIRLTFVGKQA, from the coding sequence ATGACAGCAAAAGAAAAAATGACTGCTCCGATTGCATCTGTTGGCGCAGATGTGGAACAGCCATTAGAAAATTTAAAAACCAACCAAAGTATAGCAGATTTGCCCGGTAAGGGCAATCTGCAAGCCACAAATAAAGCGGAAAATACAGCAAAATCAGCAAATAAAAAGAATCCAGATAATCTGGAAACCGTTTCTATGATGGAATTATACGATACTGCATATCCACCAAAACTGCCAATTGTAGATGGACTTTTGTATAACGGAACGTATCTGTTTGTCGGTTCGCCGAAAATCGGGAAATCATTTTTTATGGCACAGATCGGGTATCACATCAGCAAAGGACTTCCATTGTGGGGCTTTTCAGTCAGACAGGGAACGGTTCTTTATCTGGCACTAGAAGATGATTATGCAAGATTGCAGAAGCGATTATCGCAGATGTTTGGAATGGAAGGCAGTGAGAATTTTTATTTCGCTACAAAATCCAAATCGCTTAATGACGGACTGGAAAGACAGCTTGTAACGTTTGTGACGGAGCATAAAGATGCAAGATTGATTATCATTGATACTCTTCAGAAGGTTCGAGAGGTCGGTGGAGATAAATTCAGTTATGCCAGCGATTACGAGATTGTAACAAAGCTGAAAGCATTCAGTGATAAATATGGTATCTGTTTTCTGGTTGTGCATCATACAAGGAAAATGGAATCTTCCGACAGTTTTGATATGATTTCCGGCACGAATGGTCTGCTGGGAGCTGCGGATGGAGCGTTTGTTATGCAGAAAGAAAAGCGTACAGATAATAAAGCAGTTCTGGAAGTGGCAGGGCGTGACCAGCAGGATCAGAAACTATGGTTGAACTTTAACCGGGAGAGATGTGTCTGGGAACTTACCAAGACAGAAACAGAACTTTGGAAAGAACCAGAAGATCCATTATTGGAAAAAATCAAAGAACTTGTGACAGAAGCTACGCCAGAGTGGGTAGGAACAGCAACAGAGCTTGTGGAAGTATTGCAGGTGGAAATGCAGCCGAACGCGTTATCACGAAAATTAAATGTCAGCCTGGAACGACTGATTCTGGAATATGGAATCCAGTATAAAACAGAGCGGGGACACGACGGAAGAAAAATTAGATTAACATTTGTCGGAAAACAAGCGTGA
- a CDS encoding plasmid mobilization protein, which produces MEKNLDSKGRWRNKIVAFRVSPEEAEQIDACVRLSGLSKQDYITKRLTDREIVVQGNPRVYKALRNQMAEIYEELKRLEKCSEENEELLSILRLVAETLHGLKGENE; this is translated from the coding sequence ATGGAGAAAAATCTGGACAGTAAAGGAAGATGGAGAAACAAAATCGTAGCATTCCGGGTATCACCGGAAGAAGCAGAGCAGATTGATGCATGTGTCCGATTGTCAGGACTTAGCAAGCAGGACTATATCACAAAACGATTAACTGATCGGGAAATTGTGGTACAGGGGAACCCAAGAGTGTATAAAGCATTGCGAAATCAGATGGCAGAGATTTATGAAGAACTGAAACGTCTGGAAAAATGCAGTGAAGAAAATGAAGAGTTGTTAAGTATCCTGAGATTGGTTGCAGAGACATTGCATGGATTGAAAGGGGAAAATGAATGA